In one window of Paraflavitalea soli DNA:
- the plsY gene encoding glycerol-3-phosphate 1-O-acyltransferase PlsY → MKEVLVIVIAYLIGSIPTAVWVSKGFFGVDIREYGSGNAGATNTFRVLGSRWGTFVMIMDVLKGVAATSLYLLLPFYANSVNEWDRTNLMVGLGLAAVLGHIFPIWADFRGGKGVATLFGMILAIQPLVAVCCVGVFLLVLYLTRFVSLSSILASIAFAVLILFIFNEKEPLYRAFAIAVALLVVLTHQKNITRLLRGSESKVPILKYRDRKRERRRLAKED, encoded by the coding sequence ATGAAAGAAGTGCTCGTCATTGTAATAGCATATTTGATCGGCTCTATTCCCACCGCTGTTTGGGTCAGCAAGGGCTTCTTCGGCGTTGACATCCGTGAATACGGTAGTGGCAATGCCGGTGCTACGAACACCTTCCGGGTTTTAGGCTCCCGCTGGGGGACTTTCGTTATGATCATGGATGTCCTCAAAGGCGTTGCAGCCACCAGTCTCTATCTTTTATTACCTTTTTATGCCAATAGCGTCAACGAATGGGACCGCACCAACCTCATGGTAGGACTTGGCCTGGCCGCTGTGCTGGGGCATATATTTCCCATTTGGGCCGATTTCAGGGGAGGTAAAGGAGTTGCCACCTTATTTGGAATGATCCTCGCCATTCAGCCCCTGGTGGCCGTATGCTGCGTAGGCGTATTTCTATTGGTATTATACCTTACCCGTTTTGTATCCCTCAGTTCCATTCTGGCCAGTATAGCTTTTGCCGTATTGATCCTTTTCATATTTAATGAAAAAGAACCCTTGTACAGGGCATTTGCCATTGCTGTGGCACTCCTGGTAGTGCTTACCCACCAGAAGAATATTACCCGCTTATTGCGTGGTAGTGAAAGCAAAGTGCCCATCCTGAAATACCGCGATCGCAAACGCGAACGTCGCCGCTTAGCCAAAGAAGATTAA
- the prmA gene encoding 50S ribosomal protein L11 methyltransferase: MSYYIHLKFDNPSKEIKEIFIALLSDQGFEGFEEGTTYLSAFIPEAQWDEQAVTDLLGSYGVSWTTERIAQRNWNEEWEKNFEPVIVGDFCSVRAHFHQPVAGVQYEIIITPKMSFGTGHHATTYMMIEFMEKLDLAGQSVLDFGTGTGILAVLAAKKGAAQIVAIDNDDWSVENAAENIAVNQATNIVLEKANSLEKFGVFNVILANINKHVLLANMDALQQHLTAGGVIIMSGLLAGDRADIEASAISNNLTIVDEKQQQTWIALQLTTM; the protein is encoded by the coding sequence ATGTCTTATTATATCCACCTGAAGTTTGACAACCCTTCGAAAGAGATCAAAGAGATCTTCATTGCGCTGCTGAGTGATCAGGGCTTCGAAGGATTTGAAGAAGGAACCACTTACCTCTCTGCATTTATTCCCGAAGCACAATGGGATGAGCAGGCCGTGACAGACCTGCTGGGGAGCTATGGTGTTTCCTGGACTACCGAACGTATCGCCCAACGAAACTGGAATGAAGAATGGGAAAAGAACTTTGAGCCTGTAATAGTAGGGGACTTCTGTTCCGTGCGGGCGCATTTCCACCAACCAGTGGCCGGCGTGCAATATGAGATCATCATCACTCCCAAAATGAGCTTTGGTACCGGCCACCATGCCACCACCTACATGATGATTGAATTTATGGAGAAACTGGACCTGGCTGGTCAATCCGTACTCGACTTTGGAACAGGTACCGGCATTTTGGCCGTACTGGCAGCAAAAAAAGGAGCTGCACAAATAGTGGCTATTGATAATGACGACTGGAGCGTGGAAAATGCGGCGGAAAACATTGCCGTAAACCAGGCCACAAACATCGTGCTGGAAAAAGCAAACAGTTTAGAAAAATTTGGCGTATTTAATGTCATATTGGCCAACATCAATAAGCATGTTTTGCTGGCAAATATGGATGCCTTACAACAACATTTAACAGCAGGAGGCGTTATTATAATGAGTGGCCTGTTGGCAGGCGATCGCGCTGATATAGAAGCATCCGCAATAAGTAATAACTTAACAATTGTGGACGAAAAACAGCAACAAACATGGATCGCCTTGCAATTAACCACTATGTAA
- the pnp gene encoding polyribonucleotide nucleotidyltransferase has product MLSQPISVTFDIGGGRMVSIETGKLARQAHGAVTVRQGNSIMLATVVANKEPKEGQDFFPLVVDYNEKFASAGRIPGSFFKREGRLNDYEVLVSRLIDRSLRPLFPEDYFCDVQVLITLISSDKEVMPDALACLAASAALAVSDIPIKEVISQVRVARIDGNFVVNPSRTELATADMDFLIAATDKNLMMVEGESKECSEEDLVKALEIAHEAIRLQIKAQIELRDKAGVTGKREYTKPVVNEELREKVAAFTKDKIYAIAKSASAKHDRSDAFDKLKKELIESLGEEVEDSTKKLAKKYYEDLQWELVRDMMINDRVRLDGRKLDQVRGLAMEIDPLPSPHGSALFTRGETQSLTTVTLGTPLDELLVESAANSEYTKFILHYNFPPFSTGEVKMMRGPGRREVGHGNLAMRSLKQMMPGNEYPYTVRIVSDVLESNGSSSMATVCAGSLALMDAGVPLPKHVGGVAMGLVTRAADNKYAILTDILGDEDHLGDMDFKVTGTREGICGVQMDIKIDGLSMDTMREALEQARKGRLHILEAMYECIPAAREEVKPHAPRMEKLFIDKEFIGAVIGPQGKIIQEIQRETGTTINIEEVGNYGEVSVFSPAKEGLDKAVAWIKGITAMPEVGSVYEATVKGIKEFGAFVEFLPGKQGLLHISEISHKRLETMEGVLKEGEKVKVKLIGIDHKTGKFKLSRKVLMPKPDGAPRSPQGNGAAPQQ; this is encoded by the coding sequence ATGCTCTCTCAACCTATTAGTGTAACATTTGACATCGGTGGTGGCCGTATGGTATCCATCGAAACCGGTAAACTGGCCCGCCAGGCTCATGGCGCCGTTACCGTTCGCCAGGGAAACAGCATTATGCTGGCTACCGTTGTAGCAAATAAAGAGCCCAAAGAAGGGCAGGATTTTTTTCCCCTCGTAGTAGATTATAATGAAAAATTTGCCTCTGCTGGTCGTATCCCCGGCTCTTTCTTCAAAAGAGAAGGCAGACTGAACGATTATGAAGTATTGGTAAGCCGTTTGATCGACCGCTCTTTACGCCCTTTATTTCCTGAAGATTATTTCTGCGATGTACAGGTGCTCATTACCCTCATCTCCAGCGACAAAGAAGTAATGCCCGATGCCCTGGCATGCCTGGCCGCTTCTGCCGCACTCGCAGTTTCAGATATTCCCATTAAAGAAGTTATTTCTCAGGTACGCGTAGCGCGTATCGATGGAAACTTTGTGGTTAACCCAAGCCGTACAGAACTCGCTACTGCCGATATGGATTTCCTGATCGCAGCTACCGATAAGAACCTGATGATGGTGGAAGGTGAATCCAAGGAATGTAGTGAAGAAGACCTCGTAAAAGCATTGGAAATCGCCCACGAAGCTATCCGCCTCCAGATCAAAGCCCAGATAGAACTCCGCGACAAAGCAGGTGTTACTGGTAAACGTGAATATACCAAGCCTGTTGTAAACGAAGAACTGCGTGAAAAAGTCGCTGCTTTTACAAAAGATAAGATCTATGCCATCGCTAAAAGCGCTTCTGCCAAGCACGATCGCAGCGATGCTTTTGATAAGCTGAAAAAAGAACTGATCGAAAGCCTCGGCGAAGAAGTGGAAGACAGCACTAAAAAGCTGGCTAAAAAATATTACGAAGACCTGCAGTGGGAACTGGTACGTGACATGATGATCAATGATCGTGTACGTCTTGACGGCCGTAAGCTGGATCAGGTGCGTGGCCTGGCCATGGAGATCGATCCATTGCCCTCTCCGCACGGTTCTGCTTTGTTTACCCGTGGTGAAACACAATCGCTCACTACCGTTACATTGGGTACGCCACTCGATGAACTGCTGGTAGAAAGCGCTGCCAATTCAGAATACACCAAGTTCATCCTGCATTATAACTTCCCGCCATTCTCTACCGGTGAAGTAAAGATGATGCGTGGACCAGGCCGTCGGGAGGTTGGTCACGGTAACCTCGCCATGCGTTCACTGAAGCAAATGATGCCAGGTAACGAATATCCTTACACCGTACGTATCGTAAGTGATGTACTCGAATCAAACGGTTCCTCTTCTATGGCTACTGTTTGTGCTGGTTCATTGGCCCTGATGGATGCCGGTGTGCCTTTACCCAAGCACGTGGGTGGTGTGGCAATGGGTCTTGTAACCCGTGCAGCGGACAACAAATATGCTATCCTGACCGATATCCTGGGTGATGAAGATCACCTCGGTGATATGGACTTCAAGGTAACCGGTACACGCGAAGGTATTTGCGGTGTACAGATGGATATCAAGATCGATGGTCTTAGCATGGATACGATGCGTGAAGCATTGGAGCAAGCCCGTAAAGGCCGCTTACACATCCTCGAAGCCATGTACGAATGTATCCCGGCTGCCCGTGAGGAAGTGAAACCACATGCACCTCGTATGGAGAAACTGTTCATTGATAAAGAATTTATCGGTGCAGTGATCGGGCCACAGGGTAAGATCATCCAGGAGATCCAACGCGAAACAGGTACTACCATCAATATTGAAGAAGTAGGCAACTACGGTGAAGTAAGCGTATTCAGCCCTGCCAAAGAAGGTCTGGATAAAGCAGTAGCCTGGATCAAAGGCATTACCGCCATGCCTGAAGTAGGATCAGTATACGAAGCTACCGTTAAAGGCATTAAGGAATTCGGTGCATTCGTTGAGTTCCTGCCTGGTAAACAAGGTTTGTTGCACATCAGCGAAATTTCCCACAAGCGCCTGGAGACCATGGAAGGCGTATTGAAGGAAGGTGAGAAGGTAAAAGTGAAGCTGATCGGTATCGACCACAAGACCGGTAAGTTCAAATTGAGCCGTAAAGTATTAATGCCCAAACCCGATGGCGCCCCAAGGTCTCCACAGGGTAATGGCGCTGCCCCACAGCAGTAA
- the rpsO gene encoding 30S ribosomal protein S15 produces the protein MPYLTKEKVSDIFTQFGGKATNTGSIEGQIALLTERINGISQHLQQNKKDFSTHRGLMKMVGQRKRLLNYLSKHNLQGYRQLIEKLGIRK, from the coding sequence ATGCCGTATTTAACCAAAGAAAAAGTATCAGATATCTTCACACAATTTGGCGGAAAGGCCACCAATACCGGTTCTATTGAAGGTCAAATTGCTTTGTTGACAGAGCGCATCAATGGGATTTCCCAGCACCTGCAACAAAATAAGAAAGATTTCTCTACTCACCGTGGATTGATGAAAATGGTAGGTCAACGCAAGCGCCTCCTGAACTACCTGAGCAAACACAACCTGCAAGGGTACCGTCAATTGATCGAGAAACTCGGAATCAGAAAGTAA
- a CDS encoding Gfo/Idh/MocA family protein, with protein sequence MSYRFAIIGCGHIGRRHAAQIAARGVLEAVCDTTFSRAEELAGKYTARPYPSVNELFRAEKPDVVSVCTPNGLHAAHAISALEAGCHVLCEKPMSISRESGLRMMAAAEKAGKKLYVVKQNRYNPPVEAVKKLLEAGKLGKIHSFQVNCFWNRPVAYYADSWHGTRELDGGILFTQFSHFIDLLYWLLGDVTSAQGMRSNFIHGDAIDFEDTGVAMLQLASGAIGTLQYTVNSHQRNMEGSVSIFGDRGTVKIGGQYLNNIDFFAVQDETAPILPAGQSSNNYGFYEGSMSNHDKVYQHLIQALDNPGYRFVEAGEALKTVEIIEKIYAASPLIP encoded by the coding sequence ATGAGTTACCGTTTTGCCATTATAGGTTGTGGACATATAGGCCGCCGGCATGCCGCCCAGATTGCTGCCCGGGGCGTGCTGGAGGCCGTATGTGATACAACATTTTCGCGGGCGGAAGAATTGGCCGGCAAGTATACAGCAAGGCCCTACCCCTCTGTCAATGAATTATTTAGGGCCGAAAAACCGGATGTGGTAAGCGTGTGCACGCCCAATGGCCTGCATGCAGCCCATGCCATCAGCGCCCTGGAAGCCGGTTGCCATGTGTTGTGCGAAAAACCCATGAGCATTTCCCGGGAAAGCGGGCTGCGGATGATGGCTGCGGCGGAAAAAGCAGGTAAAAAGCTATATGTGGTAAAGCAAAACCGGTATAACCCACCGGTAGAAGCGGTTAAAAAGCTGCTGGAAGCCGGAAAGCTGGGAAAGATCCACAGTTTTCAGGTGAATTGTTTCTGGAACAGGCCGGTGGCCTATTATGCCGATAGCTGGCACGGTACCCGGGAACTGGATGGTGGCATCCTGTTTACCCAATTCAGCCATTTTATTGACCTCCTGTATTGGCTGCTGGGCGATGTAACATCTGCACAGGGCATGCGTTCCAACTTTATACATGGAGATGCCATCGACTTTGAAGATACCGGGGTGGCCATGCTGCAGTTAGCCAGTGGCGCTATTGGTACTTTACAATATACCGTCAACAGTCATCAGCGAAATATGGAAGGTTCGGTATCGATCTTTGGCGACCGGGGTACGGTGAAGATCGGGGGGCAATACCTGAACAATATTGACTTTTTTGCCGTACAGGATGAAACCGCCCCCATATTACCAGCCGGCCAATCCTCCAATAATTATGGCTTTTATGAAGGCAGTATGAGCAACCACGATAAGGTATATCAGCACCTGATCCAGGCGCTGGATAATCCGGGCTATCGCTTTGTGGAAGCCGGTGAAGCGCTGAAAACGGTAGAGATCATTGAGAAAATATATGCGGCCTCTCCGCTTATTCCTTAA
- a CDS encoding glycosyltransferase family 4 protein, with translation MKQLVCTVTNDLSYDQRMIRICTSLSEAGYRVTLVGRKMPGSVPLREQPFRQKRLSCFFTKGKGFYIEYNIRLFFYLIITKIDIICAIDLDTILPCYGVSVLKGIPRVYDAHELFCEMKEVVTRPGVYRFWKRIERFAVPRFPLGYTVNQPIADAFKEMYGVDYGVVRNVPVLQPLTIPVKKEKYILYQGTVNEGRSFETLIPAMKQVAAPLIICGDGNFMEQARALVAAHGLGERVIFKGRILPHELRDYTVNAWIGVTLFENKGLSNYYSLANRFFDYLQAGIPQLGVDYPVYREINNQYPIAVLINDLSPDSIAGQLNRLLNDELLYKELQQNCVAARTIFNWQQEEKKLVAFYSTNT, from the coding sequence ATGAAGCAACTTGTATGTACTGTTACCAACGATCTTAGCTACGATCAGCGTATGATACGGATCTGTACGTCGCTGAGCGAGGCAGGGTACCGGGTAACGCTGGTGGGCCGGAAAATGCCGGGTTCTGTGCCGCTCCGCGAACAGCCCTTCCGCCAGAAAAGGCTGTCCTGTTTCTTCACAAAAGGCAAAGGATTTTATATCGAATACAATATCAGGCTATTCTTCTACCTGATAATCACCAAAATAGACATTATCTGCGCCATTGACCTGGACACTATCCTACCCTGCTACGGGGTTTCTGTGCTGAAGGGCATCCCGCGGGTATATGACGCCCACGAGCTATTCTGTGAGATGAAGGAGGTAGTTACCCGCCCGGGGGTTTACCGGTTCTGGAAACGGATCGAACGCTTTGCCGTTCCCCGCTTCCCCCTGGGCTATACGGTAAACCAACCGATCGCTGATGCGTTTAAGGAAATGTATGGCGTGGATTATGGCGTAGTGCGCAATGTACCCGTGCTGCAGCCGCTGACGATCCCGGTAAAAAAAGAGAAATACATTTTATACCAGGGTACGGTGAATGAGGGCCGGAGTTTTGAGACGTTGATCCCGGCCATGAAACAGGTAGCCGCGCCCCTGATCATTTGCGGGGATGGCAATTTTATGGAGCAGGCACGGGCGCTGGTAGCAGCCCATGGATTGGGAGAGCGGGTTATATTTAAAGGAAGGATATTGCCACACGAATTACGTGATTATACCGTTAATGCGTGGATTGGGGTCACTTTGTTTGAAAATAAGGGTCTAAGTAACTATTATTCGCTGGCCAATCGCTTTTTTGATTACTTACAGGCCGGAATTCCACAATTGGGTGTGGATTACCCGGTTTACCGGGAAATAAACAATCAGTACCCGATCGCTGTTCTAATTAACGACCTGAGCCCTGACAGCATTGCTGGTCAACTTAACAGATTGTTAAATGATGAGCTTTTATATAAGGAATTACAACAAAACTGCGTAGCTGCGAGAACAATTTTTAATTGGCAACAGGAAGAAAAAAAACTGGTTGCTTTTTATTCAACGAATACCTGA
- a CDS encoding glycosyltransferase: MEKHIHIVSSDVPYPIDYGGVIDVFCTVKALHGAGVKVHLHCFDDGRGQQPELDQYCATVHYYQRLTGHKCISPKLPYIVASRSCNQLREKLLEDNYPILLEGIHCTYLLNDERFNNRQTLVRLMNVEHEYYEQLCKTTTVLQPLKKIYYHHESRLLKNYEKTIADKAMFLALSEQDVAIYRQKLHARKVVCLPPMLPFTSVETETGIGCFCLYHGNLSVAENEEAAIWLLTNIFNKIDVPFIIAGKNPSPRLEREVNLHGHACLIANPSMQEMHDLIRKAQIHVLPSFCRKSRSVKLLNALFGGRHCVVNPTMVNNSGVETACHVATTAEAFQSIIIQLYHQPFDEHELLLRKEILAPFMNHGQLTRQLIKLVWQGEASYER, encoded by the coding sequence TTGGAAAAGCACATACATATAGTTTCGTCGGATGTTCCTTACCCCATAGATTATGGCGGCGTAATCGATGTTTTTTGTACGGTGAAGGCGTTGCATGGCGCAGGCGTGAAGGTTCACCTCCATTGTTTTGATGACGGTCGTGGCCAGCAACCAGAGCTGGATCAGTATTGTGCTACGGTGCATTATTACCAGCGGTTGACAGGACATAAATGTATCTCACCCAAGCTTCCCTATATAGTAGCTTCCCGCTCCTGCAACCAACTGCGGGAGAAATTACTGGAAGACAATTATCCAATATTATTAGAAGGTATTCATTGTACCTATCTGTTGAACGATGAACGGTTTAATAACCGGCAAACGCTGGTAAGGCTGATGAATGTGGAACATGAATATTACGAGCAGTTGTGCAAAACAACGACCGTATTGCAGCCGCTGAAGAAGATCTATTATCACCACGAGAGCCGGTTACTGAAGAATTATGAAAAGACAATTGCCGATAAAGCCATGTTCCTGGCATTGTCGGAACAGGATGTGGCGATCTACCGGCAGAAGCTGCACGCGCGTAAGGTAGTATGCCTCCCTCCTATGCTGCCTTTTACTTCGGTAGAAACGGAAACGGGCATTGGCTGTTTTTGTTTGTACCACGGAAACCTTTCTGTAGCGGAAAATGAAGAAGCAGCGATCTGGCTGCTCACCAATATCTTCAACAAGATCGATGTACCTTTTATTATAGCAGGCAAGAACCCTTCTCCGCGGCTTGAGCGGGAAGTGAACCTGCATGGCCATGCCTGCCTGATCGCCAATCCTTCTATGCAGGAAATGCATGACCTGATCAGGAAAGCGCAGATCCATGTACTGCCTTCTTTTTGCCGGAAAAGCAGGTCGGTCAAATTGTTAAATGCCCTTTTCGGCGGCAGGCATTGTGTAGTGAATCCTACCATGGTCAACAATTCAGGCGTGGAAACAGCCTGCCATGTAGCTACTACGGCCGAAGCTTTTCAATCGATCATCATTCAATTGTATCACCAACCTTTTGATGAACACGAATTATTGCTGCGCAAAGAGATATTAGCGCCTTTTATGAATCACGGACAACTTACCAGGCAACTTATAAAGCTGGTGTGGCAGGGAGAAGCAAGCTACGAGCGTTGA
- a CDS encoding glycosyltransferase family 2 protein: MISVLIPVFNQDVNILVARLSAGLSYIGQAGEIIVMEDGSAPAYQQINSPIATLPFVRYIAHAQNQGRARIRQLLATAAKGEWLLFLDGDSELCRDNFLRQYYEAIQTNTGVVVGGRTYSPAPPGDCTLRLHWKYGSAREGRRPGDQQQPAFMTNNFLIEAQYFNQLSFDTGGEGYGHEDTWIGIQLEKAGIPVRYIDNPVLHAGLEKNTVFISKSENALHNLHQLSARVPGEVLARHVKLFRMYQTLKACNGLWVVKGVYKLLGSYITRNLHSCHPSLTLFDLYRLQYFIRLHDPRS, encoded by the coding sequence ATGATCTCTGTATTAATTCCCGTATTCAATCAGGATGTCAATATATTGGTAGCCCGGCTAAGCGCCGGGCTTTCCTATATAGGGCAGGCCGGTGAGATCATTGTGATGGAAGATGGATCTGCCCCCGCTTATCAGCAAATAAACAGCCCGATTGCCACACTGCCTTTTGTTCGCTATATAGCCCATGCACAAAACCAGGGGCGCGCCCGGATCCGGCAACTGCTGGCAACAGCGGCAAAGGGCGAATGGTTGCTTTTCCTGGATGGTGACAGCGAATTATGCAGAGATAACTTCCTCCGGCAGTACTATGAGGCCATTCAGACCAACACCGGCGTGGTGGTGGGAGGCAGAACATACAGCCCGGCGCCTCCCGGCGATTGTACACTTCGTTTACACTGGAAATATGGATCAGCAAGAGAGGGCAGAAGGCCTGGCGATCAGCAACAGCCTGCTTTTATGACCAATAATTTTCTTATTGAGGCTCAATATTTCAATCAATTGTCGTTTGATACCGGTGGCGAAGGATATGGCCATGAAGATACCTGGATTGGTATCCAGTTGGAGAAGGCTGGCATACCCGTGCGCTATATTGATAACCCCGTTTTGCACGCAGGGCTTGAAAAAAATACAGTATTTATAAGTAAGTCGGAAAATGCCCTGCATAACCTGCACCAATTGAGTGCCCGGGTTCCTGGTGAAGTGCTGGCCAGGCATGTAAAGTTATTCAGGATGTATCAAACACTCAAGGCCTGTAACGGCCTGTGGGTAGTAAAAGGAGTGTATAAATTGTTGGGCAGCTACATTACGCGCAACCTGCATTCCTGCCATCCTTCATTAACACTCTTCGATCTGTACAGGTTACAGTACTTTATTCGTCTGCACGATCCCCGCTCGTAG
- a CDS encoding cell division ATP-binding protein FtsE — translation MQDAIIELKHINVYQGTNLVLQDVNLKVQKGEFVYLVGKTGTGKSSLLKTLYGDLPLKEGDCTVVGFNLREMDWKKVPFLRRNLGVVFQDFQLLTDRNVNDNLKFVLRATGWKDEKLMDEKVLDVLDKVGLKSKGFKMPFELSGGEQQRVDIARALLNSPKLILADEPTGNLDPETSDEIMQLLFHISRDYGTAIVMATHDYIVINKFPARMVRTERGRVIDNASIDMV, via the coding sequence ATGCAGGATGCGATCATAGAATTAAAGCATATTAATGTATACCAGGGCACCAACCTCGTTTTGCAGGATGTGAACCTCAAGGTGCAAAAAGGTGAGTTTGTATACCTGGTGGGCAAAACAGGCACCGGCAAATCAAGCCTCCTCAAGACCCTCTACGGCGATCTCCCCCTCAAAGAAGGTGATTGTACCGTGGTAGGTTTCAACCTCCGGGAAATGGATTGGAAAAAAGTGCCCTTCCTGCGGCGCAACCTGGGCGTGGTATTCCAGGACTTTCAGCTGCTCACCGACCGTAATGTCAATGACAACCTCAAGTTTGTATTGCGCGCTACGGGTTGGAAAGATGAGAAACTCATGGACGAAAAAGTGTTGGATGTGCTCGATAAGGTAGGCCTCAAATCAAAAGGGTTTAAGATGCCTTTTGAATTAAGTGGTGGCGAGCAACAACGGGTAGATATTGCCCGGGCACTGCTCAATTCACCCAAGCTGATCCTGGCCGATGAGCCTACCGGTAACCTCGATCCTGAAACCTCCGATGAGATCATGCAGCTCCTGTTCCATATCTCCCGCGACTATGGTACCGCTATCGTGATGGCTACCCATGACTATATCGTGATCAACAAATTTCCGGCGCGCATGGTACGGACAGAGCGGGGCCGGGTAATCGACAATGCAAGCATCGATATGGTATGA
- a CDS encoding GNAT family N-acetyltransferase, producing MMIIAETPRLLLRELTVADAPFIFELVNEPAWIEFIGDKGVRTIADAENYIINGPHKSYATNGFGLWLVQLKEQNSPIGMCGLIKRDALKHVDIGFAFLAVHNGQGYGYEAATAVLDHARNKIGLKHILAITNQHNVRSIRLLEKLGLKYERLITMPGDAKPIRLMGASLQPAT from the coding sequence ATGATGATCATTGCAGAAACCCCGCGGCTGTTACTCCGCGAACTGACTGTAGCCGATGCCCCTTTTATCTTCGAATTGGTCAACGAACCTGCCTGGATCGAGTTCATTGGCGATAAAGGTGTAAGAACTATAGCGGATGCTGAAAATTACATCATCAACGGACCACATAAAAGCTACGCGACAAATGGCTTTGGTCTTTGGCTGGTGCAATTGAAAGAGCAAAACAGTCCTATCGGTATGTGTGGATTGATCAAAAGAGATGCCCTGAAACATGTTGATATAGGTTTTGCCTTCCTGGCTGTCCACAATGGCCAGGGATATGGTTATGAAGCCGCCACAGCGGTGCTGGATCATGCCAGAAACAAGATTGGATTAAAGCATATCCTGGCCATCACCAACCAGCACAATGTGCGCTCTATCCGCTTATTGGAAAAGCTGGGCCTTAAATATGAAAGACTGATCACCATGCCCGGCGACGCCAAACCCATCCGCCTCATGGGCGCCAGCCTACAGCCTGCCACCTGA
- a CDS encoding SRPBCC family protein, producing MEKNIIKSIEINTAASKVWNALINPDIIIQYFPGVETQTDWKPGNEIRFIHQQQGQSVSDKGIILDFVPPHLLRHTYWTPFSGLDDKPEHYTTVSYSLSETDNRTILTVTQTNFNSEEWWRNSQAGWDDVLTTIKKIVEAS from the coding sequence ATGGAAAAGAATATTATCAAATCCATAGAGATCAATACCGCCGCATCAAAGGTCTGGAATGCCCTGATCAATCCTGATATCATCATTCAATATTTCCCCGGAGTAGAAACACAAACAGATTGGAAGCCAGGCAACGAAATCCGCTTCATTCATCAACAGCAGGGACAATCGGTCAGTGATAAGGGTATCATTCTTGACTTCGTACCTCCGCACCTGTTACGGCATACCTATTGGACGCCCTTTTCTGGTTTGGACGACAAACCCGAACATTATACCACCGTTTCCTACAGTCTTTCGGAAACCGACAACAGAACCATACTAACTGTCACCCAAACCAATTTTAACAGTGAAGAATGGTGGCGCAATTCCCAGGCCGGATGGGATGATGTGTTAACAACCATTAAAAAAATTGTAGAAGCATCATGA
- a CDS encoding VOC family protein, whose product MKQSLARIALVVDDYDDAIAFYTQKLHFTLIEDTVLNPVKRWVVVSPPGSDGCCLLLAKAANEEQKSRVGNQTGGRVFLFLYTDNFARDYQNLLDQGITIVREPVLETWGRVAVFADLYGNMWDLIEPK is encoded by the coding sequence ATGAAACAATCCTTAGCGCGTATAGCCCTGGTAGTAGACGATTACGATGATGCCATTGCATTTTATACCCAAAAATTACACTTTACTTTAATAGAAGATACTGTCTTAAACCCTGTCAAAAGATGGGTGGTGGTATCCCCTCCCGGATCAGACGGCTGTTGCCTGCTCCTGGCCAAAGCCGCCAACGAAGAACAAAAGAGCAGGGTAGGGAACCAAACCGGTGGCCGCGTATTTCTCTTCCTCTATACCGACAATTTTGCGCGCGATTACCAGAACCTCCTGGATCAGGGCATCACCATTGTACGCGAACCTGTGCTGGAAACCTGGGGCCGCGTGGCCGTGTTTGCCGACCTCTACGGTAATATGTGGGACCTGATCGAACCAAAATAA